One genomic region from Candidatus Xiphinematobacter sp. encodes:
- a CDS encoding Rne/Rng family ribonuclease, which yields MIESVKRLLGFGKSKLDITLVVSCERLEKRVALLEGGLLEEYSTERETEHNIVGSIFKGKVRNIEPGIKAMFVDIGFGKNAFLQFWDAIPTVLDSGVETVSRSGKEKKPVAGNKVTVKDVPSIYPVGSEIMVQVKKGPISNKGPRITTDISLPGRYLVLMPFNDQCGISRKIEVPRERERLRTILRKLRLPEGMGLIIRTIGQKQRERFFVRDLSLLLEQWQQIQTGMEKKTAPAILSSEPDLIDRTVRDFLTDSVDAVYLDDRQACERVQTLVGHVSRRARSKVHLYSGQQPIFENFGVQRQIEAAFLRKVWLPCGGYIVFDETEAMIAIDVNTGRNKGVKDIGKTILQTNLEAADEIARQLRLRNIGGIIVADFIDMKNRKDQQAVYQRLRERLRRDKARTNILPISPLGLMEMTRQRAKESLASVHYLNCPYCHGHGTVKSPTTMSVELQRAIHSVVRKHANNIREIKIIVHPDLLGRLRTDEELLLDIERRYAVRLSFRTDSSFHHERFIILNALTDEEMKP from the coding sequence ATGATTGAATCAGTCAAGCGCCTCCTCGGTTTTGGCAAAAGCAAACTCGATATTACTCTCGTTGTGAGCTGCGAAAGGCTCGAGAAACGCGTCGCACTCTTAGAGGGTGGCCTCCTGGAGGAATATTCCACGGAGAGGGAAACAGAACACAACATTGTTGGTTCCATCTTCAAGGGGAAGGTACGTAATATTGAACCTGGAATTAAAGCCATGTTTGTCGATATTGGTTTTGGAAAAAATGCCTTCCTCCAGTTCTGGGACGCTATCCCAACAGTATTAGACAGTGGAGTTGAAACCGTCAGCCGGAGTGGAAAGGAAAAAAAACCTGTTGCAGGCAATAAGGTCACGGTCAAGGACGTCCCCTCCATTTACCCTGTTGGTTCGGAGATCATGGTCCAAGTGAAGAAGGGACCTATTAGCAACAAAGGACCTAGAATTACAACGGACATTAGTTTACCAGGACGCTATTTGGTTCTTATGCCATTTAACGATCAATGTGGCATTTCACGCAAAATTGAGGTTCCTAGAGAACGCGAGCGTCTACGCACCATTTTAAGGAAGCTTCGTCTTCCAGAAGGAATGGGCCTCATTATCCGAACAATTGGCCAAAAACAACGTGAACGTTTCTTTGTACGCGACTTGAGTCTCCTACTAGAGCAATGGCAGCAAATCCAGACTGGAATGGAGAAAAAGACCGCTCCCGCCATACTTTCATCAGAACCGGATCTCATCGACCGTACAGTTCGGGACTTCCTAACAGACAGCGTGGATGCCGTATATCTGGATGATAGGCAGGCATGTGAGCGCGTGCAAACTCTAGTTGGACACGTTTCTCGGCGTGCTCGCAGTAAGGTCCACCTTTACAGTGGACAGCAGCCTATTTTTGAGAATTTTGGAGTCCAGAGGCAGATCGAGGCAGCTTTTCTACGAAAAGTGTGGCTGCCTTGTGGTGGGTACATTGTTTTCGACGAAACAGAGGCGATGATTGCCATCGATGTCAATACAGGTCGCAATAAAGGCGTAAAGGACATAGGAAAAACTATTCTTCAGACCAACCTTGAAGCTGCGGACGAAATCGCCCGCCAACTCCGTCTCCGCAACATCGGAGGTATCATCGTCGCAGATTTTATTGATATGAAGAACCGAAAGGACCAGCAGGCTGTCTATCAAAGGCTTCGTGAGCGTCTTAGACGGGATAAGGCGCGCACGAATATCCTTCCTATTTCCCCACTGGGCCTTATGGAGATGACTCGTCAGCGTGCTAAAGAAAGCCTAGCTAGCGTTCACTACCTTAATTGCCCTTATTGTCACGGGCATGGTACTGTCAAGAGCCCGACCACGATGAGTGTTGAACTGCAAAGAGCCATCCACTCTGTCGTGCGTAAGCACGCCAACAACATCCGAGAAATTAAAATTATCGTACATCCAGATCTTTTGGGTCGCTTACGTACAGATGAAGAGTTACTCCTAGACATTGAGCGTCGTTACGCTGTGCGCTTGAGCTTCCGTACGGACTCCAGCTTCCACCATGAGAGATTCATAATTCTAAATGCTTTGACCGATGAAGAGATGAAACCTTAG
- a CDS encoding rod shape-determining protein produces the protein MFDKLLGFFSNDIGIDLGTANTLVYAKDRGIVLREPSVVAVHQGTSKVLAVGDEAKRMLGRTPGNIVAIRPLKDGVIADFEITEEMLRHFISKVHNRGYMVRPRVVIAVPSGITEVEKRAVKDSATHAGAREVYLIEEPMAAAIGVGLPVQDAAGNMIVDIGGGTTEVALISLSGIVLSQSVRIAGDELDEAISQYMKRTYNLMIGERTAEEIKIRIGSAYKLDKETTMEVKGRDLVAGLPKTITISSQEIREALTEPIATIVDSVRITLERCPPELSADLVDRGLVLAGGGALLRGLDKLLSEATALPVHIAEDPLSAVAEGTGKALQELSFLRAVASTDKPLWR, from the coding sequence ATGTTCGATAAGCTACTCGGATTTTTCTCCAATGATATTGGGATCGACTTGGGCACAGCCAACACCTTGGTCTACGCGAAAGACCGTGGCATTGTTTTGCGCGAGCCCTCCGTGGTTGCTGTTCACCAGGGAACGAGTAAGGTGTTAGCTGTGGGAGATGAAGCCAAACGGATGTTGGGCAGAACTCCGGGTAATATTGTTGCTATTCGCCCTCTAAAGGACGGTGTAATAGCTGATTTTGAAATCACTGAGGAAATGTTGCGGCATTTCATCAGCAAGGTGCACAATCGGGGATACATGGTACGCCCACGGGTAGTGATCGCCGTGCCAAGCGGCATAACGGAAGTAGAAAAACGAGCCGTCAAAGACTCCGCAACCCACGCTGGTGCCAGGGAGGTTTATCTCATTGAGGAGCCGATGGCGGCCGCTATTGGAGTAGGACTGCCTGTCCAGGATGCCGCCGGGAACATGATTGTCGATATTGGGGGAGGGACTACTGAAGTTGCCCTAATTTCCCTCTCCGGCATTGTCCTCAGCCAGAGTGTGCGCATTGCGGGAGATGAGCTTGACGAGGCCATCTCTCAGTACATGAAGCGTACATATAATCTCATGATCGGGGAGCGCACTGCAGAGGAAATTAAGATTAGGATTGGATCAGCTTACAAACTAGACAAAGAGACGACAATGGAAGTCAAAGGGCGCGATCTGGTAGCGGGACTTCCAAAAACCATCACCATTTCCTCACAAGAGATCCGAGAAGCTCTCACTGAGCCTATTGCCACGATTGTGGATTCTGTGCGCATAACACTTGAGCGTTGTCCTCCTGAACTCTCTGCAGATTTGGTGGACCGTGGCTTAGTCCTTGCTGGTGGAGGGGCGCTGCTCCGAGGCTTAGATAAGTTGCTGTCAGAAGCGACTGCTCTTCCTGTCCATATTGCAGAGGATCCCTTGAGCGCTGTTGCCGAAGGCACCGGAAAAGCCCTTCAGGAGCTTAGTTTTTTGCGCGCAGTTGCCTCCACAGACAAACCCTTGTGGAGGTAG
- a CDS encoding alpha-1,4-glucan--maltose-1-phosphate maltosyltransferase, with the protein MKQPVTIVIQHLTPELDCGKFPLKRVVGEDLCIEADIFKEGYEAIRALLKWRFVGDKVWNEGMMFALENSRWRGAFPLLKIGVWEYTIEAWQDEFLSWQWGVCKKFDNGVYALHNEALEGSQFIEQAARNAETTADASILEKFSEVTRRANAEQLRILCEDQELVALMMCWGKRSLSTMLQPYRRVRVDRQRAAFAAWYEFFPRSAEGKAESGSALRDCLNRIDDAKEMGFDIVYFPPVHPIGETNRKGRNNSIKCIPGDPGVPYAIGNFRQGEMGGGHRDIAPELGTLRDFEWLISEVRRRDMEIALDFAINCSPDHPYLRDHPEWFFRRPDGSIKCAENPPKKYEDVYPLNFYARNWKALWKELYQVLLFWCARGILIFRVDNPHTKPVFFWEWIIGKVQEKYPQAIFLSEAFTHPKMMQLLAKVGFTQSYTYFTWRNTKQELVEYFTELTRSEMKEFFRPNLFTNTPDILPYFLQQGGRAGFQIRATLAATLAPVYGIYSGFELCENLAIPGSEEYLNSEKYQFKARDWNAPGNIKNYLAVLNRIRRENRALRSYESLRFHPVDNDQILFYSKSTPSKNNVLLFAVSLDPHNAQSTYMNVPLRECGYSAEQDTYQLKDLLDGEKLVWAREHNRVTLSPLRPACILRLQR; encoded by the coding sequence GTGAAACAGCCAGTCACTATCGTTATTCAACATCTTACTCCAGAGCTGGACTGTGGAAAGTTTCCCCTAAAGCGGGTGGTAGGAGAGGATCTTTGCATTGAAGCAGATATCTTTAAGGAAGGATATGAAGCGATTAGGGCCCTCCTAAAGTGGCGATTTGTAGGTGACAAGGTATGGAACGAGGGGATGATGTTTGCTCTAGAGAATAGTCGATGGAGGGGGGCGTTTCCCCTCCTTAAGATAGGAGTGTGGGAGTACACTATCGAAGCGTGGCAAGATGAATTTCTTTCCTGGCAGTGGGGAGTTTGCAAAAAATTTGACAACGGCGTGTATGCACTCCACAACGAGGCCCTAGAGGGATCTCAATTTATAGAGCAAGCTGCTAGGAATGCAGAGACGACTGCTGACGCTTCGATTTTAGAAAAGTTTTCCGAGGTAACTCGACGGGCCAATGCCGAACAGCTGCGTATCCTCTGTGAGGACCAAGAGCTGGTCGCACTAATGATGTGTTGGGGAAAGCGATCACTTTCTACAATGTTACAGCCCTATCGAAGGGTACGCGTAGATCGTCAAAGAGCGGCTTTTGCAGCGTGGTATGAGTTTTTCCCACGTTCGGCGGAAGGAAAAGCGGAATCTGGATCGGCCTTGCGGGATTGCCTGAACAGGATCGACGATGCAAAAGAAATGGGCTTTGACATCGTCTACTTTCCTCCGGTCCACCCTATTGGGGAAACTAATCGCAAGGGAAGGAATAATAGCATAAAATGCATTCCCGGGGACCCAGGAGTACCCTATGCAATCGGCAACTTCCGACAAGGGGAAATGGGTGGTGGACATCGGGATATAGCGCCTGAGTTGGGAACACTTAGGGACTTCGAATGGTTGATTTCAGAAGTACGTAGGCGGGACATGGAAATTGCGCTAGATTTTGCCATCAATTGTTCTCCAGATCATCCTTATCTTCGTGACCATCCTGAGTGGTTTTTTCGGCGTCCAGATGGCTCTATTAAGTGTGCAGAGAATCCGCCTAAAAAGTATGAGGATGTTTATCCGCTTAACTTTTATGCCAGGAATTGGAAGGCCCTTTGGAAGGAACTATACCAGGTGCTGCTATTCTGGTGTGCCAGAGGAATACTTATCTTTCGTGTAGATAATCCACATACAAAACCCGTTTTTTTTTGGGAGTGGATCATTGGCAAGGTACAAGAGAAATACCCGCAGGCTATCTTTTTAAGCGAGGCTTTCACACATCCAAAAATGATGCAACTGCTTGCAAAGGTAGGTTTTACCCAGAGCTATACCTATTTCACTTGGAGAAATACCAAACAGGAGCTCGTAGAATATTTTACCGAACTTACCCGATCAGAAATGAAGGAATTTTTCCGCCCAAACCTCTTTACTAATACTCCGGATATTTTGCCATATTTTCTCCAGCAAGGAGGTCGTGCCGGGTTTCAAATTCGTGCTACCCTGGCAGCCACGCTTGCCCCAGTTTATGGTATCTACAGCGGTTTCGAGCTGTGCGAGAATTTGGCGATCCCAGGGAGTGAGGAGTATCTAAACTCGGAAAAATACCAGTTCAAGGCGCGAGACTGGAATGCTCCTGGAAATATTAAGAATTACCTCGCTGTACTTAACAGGATCCGCCGAGAGAACAGGGCGCTGCGCTCTTATGAAAGCCTCCGATTTCATCCAGTGGACAACGACCAAATTCTATTCTACAGCAAATCTACTCCTTCCAAAAATAACGTCCTCCTTTTTGCGGTGAGCCTGGATCCCCATAATGCACAGTCCACCTATATGAATGTTCCCCTCAGGGAGTGCGGTTATTCGGCGGAGCAAGACACTTATCAACTAAAAGATCTACTTGACGGAGAGAAGCTTGTCTGGGCTAGAGAACACAACCGCGTAACCCTGAGCCCCCTGCGGCCGGCATGCATACTACGCCTGCAGCGGTGA
- the mreC gene encoding rod shape-determining protein MreC, with the protein MRKSHAALLLLVLTAAVALTNMQAQLVQKMQSNLLSFLSPVVQAVATLRAVLIDPCLRSPLSTSIQLQRRIRTLSLERDRLRASLELTQGLQEENNQLRDALAYRKRSAFHLVPARVISYRASTWWDTVLIDHGFQDGIGLDMPVLTGVGLVGKIVTVGRGVSTVLLVTDENCKVAATIEGTQEKGIVSGQRLSNGNSMLLALNFLSKNAQIESGKRVYTVGVGGGVFPPGILIGTIKCTHSRKLDSQAQLEPAVDLSHLEDKDVFVVAKGVR; encoded by the coding sequence ATGAGAAAGAGTCACGCTGCCCTGCTTCTGCTCGTGCTGACGGCTGCGGTGGCACTAACCAATATGCAAGCCCAGCTTGTCCAGAAAATGCAGTCCAATCTCCTCTCCTTTCTCTCCCCTGTAGTGCAAGCCGTTGCAACACTTAGAGCAGTCCTAATTGATCCATGCCTACGGTCCCCTCTATCTACATCCATTCAGTTGCAGCGGCGGATAAGGACTCTCTCTCTGGAGAGAGATAGACTCCGAGCTTCTCTCGAACTAACGCAGGGCTTACAGGAGGAAAACAATCAGCTCCGTGATGCGCTTGCTTATCGCAAGCGTTCCGCCTTTCACCTGGTCCCCGCTCGTGTAATCTCCTACAGAGCCTCCACTTGGTGGGACACTGTCTTGATTGACCACGGCTTTCAAGACGGCATTGGACTAGATATGCCTGTCCTCACGGGAGTTGGATTGGTAGGGAAAATTGTCACTGTCGGAAGAGGTGTCTCTACCGTTTTGCTTGTTACAGACGAAAATTGTAAGGTAGCTGCTACAATAGAGGGAACACAGGAAAAAGGCATCGTCAGTGGCCAGAGGCTCTCTAATGGCAACTCCATGCTCCTGGCGTTAAATTTCCTATCCAAAAACGCTCAAATCGAATCTGGGAAACGAGTTTATACTGTCGGGGTCGGTGGGGGGGTTTTCCCTCCAGGAATTCTTATAGGGACCATCAAGTGTACCCATTCCAGAAAACTAGATAGCCAGGCCCAGCTAGAGCCTGCTGTTGATCTTTCCCATCTAGAGGATAAAGATGTCTTCGTCGTAGCAAAAGGAGTCAGGTGA
- the mrdA gene encoding penicillin-binding protein 2, with translation MNREQTKRRLCFLAGIILLMLSVVTIKLWYIQVVKVADYRARSERSKVTVRVPAVRGEIRDRNGIPLVQNRVSFDVDLYLPAITHAYKQIYGHPPQINYRAAVGNMIKDLTEDDIVSIVKRMLISRLEGLGIAKNFNFDKLQTHYHSNTEIPFHYRQDIDFGTVARLSENNAMLPGVTVAIHPVRHYVYGAMAAHVLGYVGMPRHIDRKEASKFSFYQPDIEGKSQIELHANEWLKGIPGMRILQSKTRGDIAKREVGMVGPKRGDDVYLTIDARIQYISERAMRAVGRGAAVVVDPNSGDIFAMVSVPSFDPNKFVPAISARDWNALITDPTNPLINRSIGAYAPGSVYKIVTALAGLPKGLGHRPFTCTGGVQYGNKYMQCWVVQRHLRSHGTLTLSEALEVSCNAFFYQYGNAAGIDQIAKTGGMLGLGQKTGIPLAGESSGLLPTPGWLVTLNPAEKWSAGYTANTSIGQGFVLTTPLQMALLTATIANGGVTYYPRLIDRVVSVNDRVITREPTRIIRTNLLDKGGGGIQPEDFKLVRDGLWKVVNSERGTGGKVRIQNISVAGKSGTAQFWRDRIKDNRVWFVAFAPFEKPKYAVCVMVEGARSGGGVAAPIVKKILWDILAIENGTEIHLTALRPAKGDFSQIESVNFDDTGGTTIEDEGAVKIPGPSDLRAAGSSEAMHVAGPDIGDKETDLEGHTSRLPQFKTGTRGFSNSVETGCNNFLR, from the coding sequence ATGAACCGGGAGCAGACAAAACGCCGATTATGTTTTCTAGCTGGTATTATTCTCCTCATGCTCAGCGTGGTTACTATAAAATTGTGGTATATTCAAGTCGTCAAGGTGGCTGATTACCGTGCGCGCTCGGAGCGCTCCAAGGTCACTGTACGGGTTCCAGCTGTACGTGGAGAGATTCGTGACCGCAACGGAATACCGCTAGTCCAAAACCGAGTTAGCTTTGATGTGGACCTCTACTTGCCGGCTATCACGCATGCCTACAAACAAATCTACGGTCATCCGCCCCAGATAAATTACCGAGCCGCCGTAGGCAATATGATCAAGGATCTGACCGAGGATGACATCGTATCCATTGTCAAGCGAATGCTGATCTCTCGACTGGAGGGCCTTGGGATTGCGAAAAATTTCAATTTTGACAAACTGCAGACACACTACCACAGCAACACTGAGATCCCCTTTCATTACCGTCAAGACATCGATTTTGGTACTGTGGCCCGCCTTAGTGAAAACAATGCCATGCTGCCAGGAGTAACGGTCGCCATACATCCTGTTCGTCATTATGTCTATGGAGCTATGGCTGCCCATGTGCTAGGCTACGTGGGCATGCCACGCCACATCGATCGGAAAGAAGCCTCCAAATTTTCTTTCTACCAGCCAGATATAGAGGGGAAATCCCAAATTGAGCTCCACGCGAATGAGTGGCTAAAGGGTATTCCTGGGATGCGCATACTCCAGAGCAAGACGAGGGGAGATATTGCTAAGAGAGAGGTTGGCATGGTCGGACCAAAACGTGGGGATGATGTTTACCTCACTATTGACGCTCGCATTCAATATATTTCGGAAAGGGCCATGCGCGCCGTCGGCAGGGGTGCTGCTGTAGTCGTGGATCCTAATAGCGGAGACATTTTTGCTATGGTGTCAGTTCCATCTTTCGATCCAAACAAATTCGTTCCGGCAATTAGTGCAAGAGATTGGAATGCTCTGATTACCGATCCCACGAACCCGCTAATTAACCGTTCCATTGGCGCTTATGCTCCTGGTTCTGTCTACAAGATTGTCACTGCACTTGCTGGGCTTCCTAAAGGGCTTGGGCACAGGCCTTTTACTTGTACTGGCGGTGTCCAGTATGGGAACAAATACATGCAATGTTGGGTTGTTCAGAGGCATCTGCGTTCCCACGGAACTCTCACTCTATCCGAGGCTCTGGAGGTTTCCTGCAACGCTTTTTTTTACCAGTATGGAAATGCTGCAGGCATCGACCAAATTGCAAAAACTGGAGGCATGCTCGGGCTGGGGCAAAAAACAGGGATTCCCCTTGCTGGAGAATCCTCTGGCTTACTCCCCACTCCGGGATGGCTTGTCACTCTCAATCCTGCAGAAAAATGGTCCGCGGGTTATACAGCCAACACGTCCATTGGTCAGGGTTTCGTGCTCACCACCCCTCTTCAAATGGCTCTTCTTACCGCAACAATCGCCAATGGTGGCGTCACCTATTACCCTCGCTTGATTGATCGCGTTGTTTCCGTGAACGACCGCGTTATTACCAGAGAGCCCACCAGGATTATTCGTACAAATCTTCTCGACAAAGGCGGAGGAGGGATACAGCCAGAGGACTTTAAGTTAGTGCGTGATGGCCTGTGGAAAGTTGTCAACTCTGAAAGAGGTACGGGAGGGAAGGTACGCATACAAAACATTTCTGTGGCTGGCAAGAGTGGGACCGCCCAGTTCTGGCGTGACCGCATCAAGGATAATCGGGTCTGGTTTGTTGCCTTTGCTCCGTTTGAAAAACCCAAATACGCCGTGTGTGTCATGGTGGAAGGAGCACGGTCCGGAGGTGGCGTTGCCGCTCCCATTGTAAAAAAGATTCTTTGGGACATTCTCGCTATAGAGAACGGCACAGAGATTCACCTGACTGCGCTAAGGCCGGCTAAGGGGGATTTCTCCCAGATTGAATCGGTAAATTTCGATGATACTGGGGGTACGACCATTGAGGATGAAGGAGCCGTCAAAATCCCTGGCCCTTCAGATCTACGCGCTGCAGGCAGTAGTGAGGCAATGCACGTTGCAGGACCCGATATTGGTGATAAAGAAACGGATCTGGAAGGACACACGTCCAGACTGCCTCAGTTTAAGACGGGAACCAGGGGGTTTTCGAACTCCGTCGAAACGGGATGCAACAACTTCCTCCGCTAG
- the ruvA gene encoding Holliday junction branch migration protein RuvA encodes MITFLEGILSEILPTQVTIDVHGIGYQVHVPASTIGKLPKVGERVQILTHLLIREDSHVLYGFASAAERDLFRLLVQRVSGIGPKLALAILSRMSVDAFKSAVIHSDLGTISCVNGMGRKTAERVILELKDKLGVVAEWEGAGSARAGQRASTNVGDAVFALISLGYGEQEARRAVHQVLEQEHSPGVASSEELVRKALKLKRSP; translated from the coding sequence ATGATTACCTTTTTGGAAGGCATCTTATCTGAGATACTACCTACGCAGGTTACTATCGATGTACATGGAATTGGCTATCAGGTTCATGTTCCCGCATCGACCATCGGCAAATTGCCAAAGGTAGGGGAAAGAGTGCAGATTTTGACTCACCTACTTATTCGGGAGGATAGCCATGTCCTGTACGGGTTCGCTTCTGCCGCTGAAAGGGATCTTTTTCGGCTCTTAGTACAACGCGTTTCAGGTATAGGGCCCAAATTAGCACTTGCCATCCTGAGCAGGATGAGCGTGGATGCCTTTAAGTCTGCTGTGATCCACTCAGATTTGGGAACCATTTCATGTGTCAATGGTATGGGCAGGAAAACAGCTGAGCGGGTCATCCTGGAATTAAAGGATAAGCTAGGCGTAGTAGCAGAATGGGAGGGAGCTGGATCCGCTCGTGCAGGTCAACGTGCTTCTACCAATGTTGGTGATGCGGTCTTTGCCCTAATATCCCTGGGTTATGGGGAGCAAGAGGCTCGCCGAGCAGTTCATCAAGTGTTAGAACAAGAACACTCGCCCGGGGTGGCTTCCTCAGAAGAATTAGTCCGGAAAGCCCTTAAACTAAAAAGAAGCCCTTAG